One Mauremys mutica isolate MM-2020 ecotype Southern chromosome 9, ASM2049712v1, whole genome shotgun sequence DNA segment encodes these proteins:
- the KCNJ13 gene encoding inward rectifier potassium channel 13 gives MRSDMIDSNNTKSSAPLLDQRHLRMVTKDGHSTLQIDGTQRKGLAYLRDAWGILMDMRWRWMMLVFAASFVIHWLVFAVLWYLLAEMNGDLELDHDAPPDNHTICVKYVTSFTAAFSFSLETQLTIGYGTMFPSGDCPSAIALLAIQMVLGLMLEAFITGAFVAKIARPKNRAFSIRFTHSAVVAHTEGKPYLMFQVANTRPSPLTSVRVSAILYQEQENGQLHQTSVDFHLDSITFEECPFFIFPLTYYHSITPSSPVGVLLQGDTPRHFELVVFLSAMQEGTGETCQRRTSYLPSEIILHHRFASMLARGAKGEYQIKMENFDKTIPELPAAADSKSPKRTDMKIRINGQHTDSFQISETGLIE, from the exons ATGAGATCAGATATGATAGACAGCAACAACACTAAATCTAGTGCCCCTCTCCTGGATCAAAGGCACTTGAGGATGGTGACTAAAGATGGACACAGCACACTACAGATCGATGGCACCCAAAGGAAAGGTCTGGCATACCTACGAGATGCTTGGGGAATACTAATGGACATGCGCTGGCGATGGATGATGCtagtctttgctgcttcttttgtCATCCACTGGCTAGTCTTTGCAGTGCTCTGGTACCTACTGGCTGAGATGAATGGGGACCTGGAGTTGGATCATGATGCCCCACCTGACAACCACACCATTTGTGTTAAGTACGTCACCAGCTTTACAGCTGCTTTCTCCTTCTCCCTGGAGACACAGCTCACTATTGGTTATGGCACCATGTTCCCAAGTGGGGACTGTCCTAGTGCTATCGCCCTGCTTGCCATACAGATGGTCCTGGGGCTCATGTTGGAGGCCTTCATCACAG GTGCTTTTGTGGCAAAGATTGCCCGTCCAAAGAATCGCGCATTCTCCATCCGCTTTACTCATTCTGCAGTAGTGGCGCACACAGAGGGCAAGCCATACCTTATGTTCCAGGTGGCCAACACTCGTCCCAGCCCACTCACCAGCGTTCGGGTTTCAGCTATTCTTTACCAAGAACAGGAGAATGGTCAGCTGCATCAAACTAGTGTGGATTTCCACCTGGACAGTATCACGTTTGAGGAGTGTCCATTCTTTATCTTTCCACTGACCTACTACCACTCCATTACCCCATCTAGTCCTGTAGGTGTTCTCCTCCAAGGGGATACCCCTCGCCATTTTGAGCTAGTAGTCTTCCTCTCAGCAATGCAGGAGGGCACAGGGGAAACATGTCAGAGGAGGACATCCTACCTCCCATCTGAGATCATTCTACACCATCGCTTTGCTTCCATGCTGGCCCGAGGTGCCAAAGGGGAATATCAGATCAAGATGGAGAATTTTGACAAGACTattcctgagctcccagctgcagcagacTCTAAGAGTCCAAAGAGGACTGACATGAAGATTCGCATCAATGGACAGCACACTGACAGCTTCCAGATTTCCGAGACTGGTCTGATAGAATAG